The Sulfolobus acidocaldarius DSM 639 genome has a window encoding:
- a CDS encoding CorA family divalent cation transporter gives MYRVIRENGSYYVRIDFDGKPHYLTITNEKILFHSEFLVKLVNEGEVEECTVNSVMKSLVYGLLYELGTRRIEVNKKLESLLKNITDGNVKSTSEINQVRSEIITLYSDSSALYYLSKKLSKFLDKEVEDDCLFAYDRAEILITRESELYNIYLTEIQNDLNIVIKKLTSISFIFLPITAVASILAISFNDLPSNLNSPYFGLSLVLLVLLGIALTIYLRKIDWL, from the coding sequence ATCTATAGGGTAATCCGTGAAAATGGTTCCTATTATGTTAGAATTGACTTCGATGGGAAGCCTCACTATCTAACTATAACCAATGAGAAAATACTGTTTCACTCTGAGTTCTTAGTTAAGCTAGTGAATGAAGGTGAGGTTGAAGAATGTACAGTAAATTCTGTCATGAAGTCACTGGTCTATGGTCTACTCTATGAATTAGGTACTAGGAGGATAGAAGTTAATAAGAAACTAGAAAGTTTGCTTAAGAACATAACAGATGGGAATGTTAAATCAACATCTGAGATAAATCAGGTTAGGTCAGAGATTATTACATTGTACTCAGATTCTTCAGCCCTCTACTATCTTTCAAAGAAACTATCTAAGTTTCTAGATAAGGAAGTGGAGGACGACTGTCTATTTGCTTATGATAGAGCCGAAATCTTGATCACAAGGGAATCTGAGTTATACAACATATACTTGACTGAAATACAGAACGATTTGAACATAGTGATAAAAAAATTGACCTCTATCTCATTCATATTCTTGCCCATAACCGCGGTAGCAAGTATACTGGCGATAAGTTTTAACGACTTACCGTCTAACCTTAACTCGCCATACTTTGGTTTGTCTTTAGTACTTTTAGTACTTTTAGGAATTGCATTAACAATTTACTTAAGGAAAATAGATTGGTTGTAA
- a CDS encoding AIR synthase family protein translates to MRLGKIDAKVFSSVIYPHLGKIREEVIVPPQNGVDTGVIDLNDGRVLVVKTDPVFIVPQLGFRKSAWFAVHILASDVMTSGIPPQYALIDLNLPPSIKDDEFQDMWVGMHEAMKEIGVMVVGGHTGVYEGTDYPMIGGFSMLGIGSKETVGMPSKVRVGDDVIMTKGPAIEAVALLTNLHPEYFRQRTSSKELFEDAYNLYWQMSCWKDGLIASKIGIHLMHDATEGGVYGALNEIAKVTNKMIKIYEDRLFIRPSVREITRIVEIDPWSSISEGTMIIVSDKGEEIKRELIRNGIEAEVIGKIDSGEGVELVGKDGAKTKINPPEEDPFWRAFFKLSKEM, encoded by the coding sequence ATGAGATTAGGAAAGATAGACGCAAAAGTATTCTCCAGTGTGATTTATCCGCATCTGGGTAAGATAAGAGAGGAAGTCATAGTACCACCACAAAATGGTGTAGATACAGGCGTAATCGACCTGAATGATGGAAGGGTTTTAGTAGTTAAAACGGATCCCGTATTTATTGTACCTCAACTTGGATTCAGAAAATCTGCCTGGTTTGCAGTCCATATCTTAGCGAGTGATGTAATGACTTCAGGAATTCCGCCACAGTATGCGCTAATTGATCTTAATCTTCCCCCCAGTATAAAAGACGATGAATTTCAGGATATGTGGGTAGGAATGCACGAAGCTATGAAAGAAATAGGGGTAATGGTAGTTGGTGGGCACACGGGTGTATATGAGGGTACAGATTATCCTATGATTGGAGGCTTTTCGATGCTAGGTATCGGAAGTAAAGAAACTGTCGGAATGCCATCAAAGGTTAGGGTAGGTGATGATGTGATAATGACAAAGGGACCTGCAATCGAGGCAGTAGCGTTACTGACCAATTTACATCCAGAGTACTTCAGACAGAGAACCAGTAGCAAAGAGCTCTTCGAAGATGCTTATAACTTATACTGGCAGATGAGTTGCTGGAAGGATGGGCTTATAGCTTCAAAGATTGGTATACACCTAATGCATGACGCTACCGAAGGAGGAGTCTACGGAGCATTAAATGAGATAGCAAAGGTGACGAATAAGATGATAAAGATATATGAGGATAGATTATTCATTAGACCCAGCGTTAGGGAAATAACCAGAATAGTGGAGATTGACCCGTGGTCATCAATAAGTGAGGGTACCATGATTATTGTAAGTGATAAGGGAGAGGAGATAAAGAGAGAGCTCATTCGAAATGGAATTGAGGCTGAAGTTATTGGAAAGATTGATAGTGGTGAGGGAGTGGAATTGGTAGGTAAGGATGGGGCTAAGACAAAAATAAATCCACCTGAAGAGGATCCTTTCTGGAGAGCCTTCTTTAAGCTATCTAAGGAAATGTGA